The DNA segment CTCAGCCTTCCCCCGGCGAGTTCCTCGATCATGCCTTCCTCGCGCAGCGCGGCCACGCGGTCCGGCGCGAAGTCCTGGCCCGAAAGCCGAACATAGCGATCGCGATCGATCCCCTCCGCGAGGCGCAGGCCCATGAGAAGATACTCATCGGACTGTTCCGAGCGGCTCAGCTTCTCATCGACAACAAGGCCATGCCCGGCGCGCTCGACGCGGGCGAGCCAGTCTTCGGGTCCACGTTCCGTGCTGGTGGCCCGCCGTCCTTCATCGGTGTCGATCCGGCCATGGGCACCCGGTCCCACGCCGGCATATTCGCCATAGCGCCAGTACAGCAGGTTATGCCGGCTTTCCGCGCCGGGACGTGCGTGGTTGGAAATCTCGTAGGCAGGCATGCCTGCCGCCAAAGTCACGTCCTGCGTCACGTCCCACAGCGCACGGGCGTGGTCGCCATCGGGCACCATCAATTTGCCGGCCCGATGCAGCGCGGCGAAGGGCGTCCCTTCCTCGATGGTGAGCTGATAGAGCGAAAGATGCTCGCAACCCTCGCCGATCGCCCGTTCCAGCTCGGTGCGCCAGGCATCAGGTGACTGATCGGGGCGCGCATAGATCAGGTCGAAGGACACGCGCTCAAACGCCGCGCGTGCCACCGCCACCGCCGCCAGCGCCTCGTCCGCCGTGTGCATCCGCCCCAGCGCCTTCAGCGCCGTATCGTCCAGCGCCTGCACGCCGAGCGACACCCGGTTGACGCCGGCGGCGCGGAAGCCGCGAAAGCGCGAGGCTTCGACACTGGTGGGGTTGGCCTCGAGCGTCACCTCGGCCCGGGCATCCAGCGGCCAGGCGGCGTCGATCGCCTCAAGAATCGCGCCAACCGTCTCGGGCGCCATCAGTGAGGGCGTCCCACCGCCGAAGAAGACGCTCTGGGTACGCCGCTGGCCGGTGCGGGCCCGCATATGGGCGATCTCGGCACGGAACGCGGCAACGAAACGCCCCTGGTCCGGCGGCGTATGGCGGACATGCGAATTGAAGTCGCAATACGGGCACTTGGCCTTGCAGAACGGCCAATGCACATACACCCCGAAGCCGGGATCGGCCGGCGGCGGGCCGCGAAACGAGCTGTCAGTCAAATCTGGCCCCGAGACAGGCCTCGGCCAGCGCCATGAAGGCCCGGGCGCGGTGCGAGAGGCCACGGCCCAGAGGCGGCAGACCGTGCTTCTCGGCGCCGGTCATCTCGCCGAAGGTGCGGCTGTGGCCATCCGGCTGGAACATGGGATCGTAGCCGAACCCCGCGGGACCGCGCGGAGGCCAGACCAGCGTGCCTTCGACGACACCCTCGAAATCCTCCAGATGGCCATCGGGCCAGGCCAGACAGAGCGCGGAGATGAAATAGGCCCGGCGCAGATCGGGAATAGTGGCCTGTGCATCGCGCAGGCCCTCCTCGACCTTGGCCATGGCAGCCATGAAGTCTTTCTCAGGTCCCGCCCATCGCGCGGTATAGAGCCCCGGCGCCCCGCCGAGCGCTTCCACGCACAGGCCGGAATCGTCGGCGAAAGCTGGAAGACCGGAAGCGTTCGCCGCCGAAACCGCCTTGATCCGGGCGTTCTCGGCAAAGGTGCCACCCGTCTCCTCGGGCTCCGGCAGGCCGAGATCGTCGGCCGACACCGCGTCGACGCCGTAAGGCGCCAGCAGGCCCCGCATTTCCTCAAGCTTGCCGGCATTGTGGGTCGCGATCACGACGCGCCCGGCGAGGCGGCGATGGGATTCAGCCATGGCTCAGGCCACCGCCAGCTTCTGGAGATCGACCAGCTTGGTCACGCCCTTGCGGGCCAGGCCGACCATGGCGTTGAACTCGCCCTCGGTGAAGGGCGTCTTCTCCGCCGTTCCCTGAATCTCGACGAAGCCCCCCGCGCCGGTCATCACGAAATTGCAGTCCGTCTCAGCGTCGGAATCTTCCGCATAGTCGAGATCAAGGCGCGGCTCGCCATCGACGATGCCGCACGACACTGCCGCGATGTGGTCGCGCAGCGGGATGGTGGGCAGCATACCGCGCGTCTTCATCCAGCTCAGGCAGTCATGAAGCGCGATCCAGGCCCCGGTGACCGACGCGGTGCGTGTTCCCCCGTCGGCCTGGATCACGTCGCAGTCGACGGTAATCTGACGTTCGCCAAGCTTTTGGAGATCGACCACCGCGCGCAGCGAACGCCCGATCAGGCGCTGGATCTCCTGGGTGCGGCCCGAGGGCTTGCCGGCCGTCACCTCACGGCGCGTGCGCTCGTGGGTGGCGCGTGGCAACATGCCATACTCGGCCGTCACCCAGCCACGGCCTTGCCCCTTCAGCCACGGCGGCAGGCGCTCTTCCAAAGTGGCGGCGACAAGAACATGGGTCTCGCCAAATTTCACGAGGCAGCTACCCTCGGCGTGGCGAAGCACGCCGCGTTCGAAGCTGACGGCTCGCATCTCGTCGGTGGCGCGGCGTGAAGGACGCATACGGAAACTCTCTCCAAGTTTGAGCCGGCACTTGTACGGGGCAGACCATTTGCGCTCAAGCCCGCAGATCGCTTGAACCGATGAGGTGAATGCCGAAATATAGCGCTGCAACGATAGGATTCAGCTGCGCAATGCCACTTGATCCTCTGATCACCGCCGCCGCCCCGCATCTCGCGCGTCTCGACGAGCGCTCGCGTGAGATTTTTCGCCAGATCGTCGAGACCTATCTCGCGACCGGCGAGCCCGCCGGCTCGCGCAATATCTCGCGTCTCATCCCGATGACGCTGTCGCCGGCCTCGGT comes from the Ancylobacter pratisalsi genome and includes:
- the hemW gene encoding radical SAM family heme chaperone HemW; protein product: MTDSSFRGPPPADPGFGVYVHWPFCKAKCPYCDFNSHVRHTPPDQGRFVAAFRAEIAHMRARTGQRRTQSVFFGGGTPSLMAPETVGAILEAIDAAWPLDARAEVTLEANPTSVEASRFRGFRAAGVNRVSLGVQALDDTALKALGRMHTADEALAAVAVARAAFERVSFDLIYARPDQSPDAWRTELERAIGEGCEHLSLYQLTIEEGTPFAALHRAGKLMVPDGDHARALWDVTQDVTLAAGMPAYEISNHARPGAESRHNLLYWRYGEYAGVGPGAHGRIDTDEGRRATSTERGPEDWLARVERAGHGLVVDEKLSRSEQSDEYLLMGLRLAEGIDRDRYVRLSGQDFAPDRVAALREEGMIEELAGGRLRATTRGFPVLDAIVADLAA
- the rdgB gene encoding RdgB/HAM1 family non-canonical purine NTP pyrophosphatase — protein: MAESHRRLAGRVVIATHNAGKLEEMRGLLAPYGVDAVSADDLGLPEPEETGGTFAENARIKAVSAANASGLPAFADDSGLCVEALGGAPGLYTARWAGPEKDFMAAMAKVEEGLRDAQATIPDLRRAYFISALCLAWPDGHLEDFEGVVEGTLVWPPRGPAGFGYDPMFQPDGHSRTFGEMTGAEKHGLPPLGRGLSHRARAFMALAEACLGARFD
- the rph gene encoding ribonuclease PH, whose protein sequence is MRPSRRATDEMRAVSFERGVLRHAEGSCLVKFGETHVLVAATLEERLPPWLKGQGRGWVTAEYGMLPRATHERTRREVTAGKPSGRTQEIQRLIGRSLRAVVDLQKLGERQITVDCDVIQADGGTRTASVTGAWIALHDCLSWMKTRGMLPTIPLRDHIAAVSCGIVDGEPRLDLDYAEDSDAETDCNFVMTGAGGFVEIQGTAEKTPFTEGEFNAMVGLARKGVTKLVDLQKLAVA